Genomic DNA from Sphingobium sp. WTD-1:
ACAGCAAAGGCTTGGCCGGATCGGCCTCCACCGTGCGCGTCTGTCCATTGACCTTGAGACTGATCGTCATCGCCCTACCCCCGCTCAACCTTTGATTGTCGCACGCAAAATAGATGGCAGAAAGGCACGGCCTGTCCAGAGGCTTCAGGGACGGTCGTCCAAGTCCCGGAAAAGCGATCGCTTTCGCAAGGCCCGGCTTGACTTGGCGCCCGCGCGCCTGTCTCTCCTCCGCATCCCCATTCGCGACAGGAATTGCCATGACCGTCCGTATCTCGCTCGCGCTGCTCCTTGCCCTCGGCGCCCCCGCACCGATCCTGGCCCAGGCGCCTACCGCTGCGCCCGCATCGGCGACCGCGCAGGAAGACAAGGCGCTGCTCGCCTTCCTCGATCAGGCGTTCGACCAGCAACTAGCGCTCAGCCCGGAATCTATGACCAGCCTTGGCCTCAAGACCGACTATGGCAAGCTCGACGATTATAGCGAACGGGCCGACGCCCGCAGCCTGGCGCTGCAGGAACAACAGCTTGCGCAGCTGCATCGCCGCTTCTCGCCCGAACGGCTCGGCCCCTCGGCGCGCCTCAGCTATCGCCTGTTCGAAGCGCAGGTGGCGACGTCGAAGCAGCAGGCGCCCTTCGCCAAATATGCCTTCCCCGTGTCCACCAATGGCAGCCCCGCGGGCAACATCCCGGTCTTCCTGATCAACGAGCATCGCGTCGACAGCGTAGCGGATGCCCAGGCCTATATCGCCCGCCTGCGTGATAGCGAACGGGTGATGAACGAGGTCGCGACCAAGATGCGCGACCAGGCGGCACAGGGTATCGTCCCGCCCAAGATGGTGTTCGCCCCTGCCCGTGCCGACGCGAAGAAGGTGATCAGCGGCGCGCCCTTCGATCAGGGGCCGGACTCGACCCTGTTCGCCGATTTCAAGAAGAAGGTCGGCGCGCTCAAGGCATCGGATGCGGAGAAGGCCAAGCTGATCGCGAACGCACAGGCCGCGCTCACCGGCCCCTTCGCCAAGGGCTTCCAGACCCTTTTCGCCGCGCTCGATGCGATCGAGCCCAAGGCCAAGGGCAATGACGGTGCCTGGAGCCTGCCGGGCGGCGAGGCCTATTATAACGCCCGCCTTGCCTTCTACACCACCACCAGCCTCAACGCCGACCAGATCCACCAGATCGGCCTCGATCAGGTCAAGGCGATCCGGGCGGAGATGGAGGCGGTGAAGGCGCGGATCGGCTTTGCCGGATCGCTGACCGATTTCTTCCAGGCGCTGCGCACCGATCCCAAGTTCAAATATCCCAATGACGCTGCCGGCCGCGAAGCCTATCTGGCGGACGCCCGCGCCGCCATCGCCCAGACCATGGACGCCGCGCCGCGCTTCTTCCGCGTCCTGCCCAAGGCGAAGCTGGAGGTGCGCGCGGTCGAGGCCTGGCGGCAGGAAACCGCCTCGGTCGCCTTCTACAACCAGCCCGCGCCCGACGGATCGCGCCCCGGCATCTTCTACGTCAATCTCGCCGACATGAATCAGGTGCAGAAGCCGCAGGTCGCGGCGATCGCCCATCATGAAGGCGCGCCGGGCCATCATTTCCAGATCGCCCGCGCGCAGGAACTGCCCGACCTGCCCAAATTCCGCCGCTTCGGCTATTATGGCGCCTATACCGAAGGCTGGGGCCTCTATAGCGAGCGCCTGGCCAAGGAAATGGGCGCCTATCAGGATCCCTATTCGGAATTCGGCATGCTCTCGCTCCAGATGTGGCGCGCGATCCGCCTGGTCACCGACACCGGCCTGCACGCCAAGCGCTGGACGCGCGAACAGGCGATCCAGTATTTCCGCGACAATGCGCCCCTGTCGGAACGCGACATCGTCAAGGAAGTCGATCGCTACATCAACAATCCGGGCCAGGCGACCAGCTACATGATCGGCCAGATCCGCATCGCCCAGCTGCGCAAGGAAGCCGAACAGGCGCTGGGCGCGAAGTTCGACATTCGCGACTTCCATGAAGTGGTGCTGGCCAACGGCGCCCTGCCGCTCGACGTGCTGGGCGAACAGGTCCAGGCCTATATCGCGGCCACCAAGGCCAAGGGTTGAACCGCCCTACCCACCCGGCTTGCCCCGCCAGCAGGGGGCAAGCCGGGTGAAGGCATCCGTTAAAACTTTGAACCGCCCGACGCCTTTACGGCAATTCATCAATAATGTGCGGAAGCACCGAGGCAATCTGACTATACGCTCTGAGTGAGAATTGCATCTCAAGGCGTTGCAGGCTGCTCTGTCGAGTGATCCCCATTATCAACAATCTACTTTGATCATTTCTCGGTAGAAGATCATGATTTTTGGGCAGCAGTTCTCGAAGCGGAACAAGGTGGAGGACTTTCACCTGATCATATCTGCATTCAAAGGCGGCTGGGGCACCATCGTACGCAAAGCCTAGCTCCGATAGCACAAGCCTTACGGGGCCGTCGTGCATTTGGTAAATTGGCTTACCGAGGACCGATATTTCCGAAGCATCCGCCCACCCGCCTAGCCCGGCATCGACGGCGGCGATCGATTTTCGTCTAATCCATTGCTCGATCGCAAGTGCCATAGCCCCTCCACTAAGACATATTGTAGGCGATCCATTTCAGGTTGGGAATGTCGACAAATGGCCGTCCCCAGACCATCCCCAGCTACACCGGCAGCACGAACTCCACCGGCGCGGTGAATTCGATGCGGTCGCCGGATATGTCAGACGGGGCCTTGGGATAGGGCGAGGCGCGGTGCAGCATGGCGGCGGCTTCTTCGTCGAGCGAGGCGCGGCCGGAACTGCTGATCACACGCCCTTCGATCAGCATGCCGGCGCGGTCGATCACGAAGCGGACCTTCACCACCCCTTCCTCATGCCGCATCTTGGCGCGGCGGGGATAAATCTTGTGGGCATAGAGCCAGGAGCGGACCCGCGCGGCATAGGCGCGGCTGTTGCCGGCCGGGGCGTTGGCGTCCAGGCCGTCGGAGATCCCGCGCCGGGCCGGCGGCGCGCCGGCGCTGGCGGCCATGACCGGCGCCGCCCTGGCCGCGGGCTGTGATGACGGCGCCGCCGCGGCCACTGGCGTTGACGGAGCAGCCGGCGCCACCGCGACGGGCAGCGACAATGCGGAAGGGATCGCCACCATCGGCGGCGGCACCGGCTGCGGCGGGCTGACCGGCGTGGGGGGCGGCGCCTGCGTCGGCACCGGGGCTTCGGGCTGCGCCGTCGCCTCCGCCGCCTCGGCCTGCTCCACCCCCTGCTCCACGCCCTTCAGCGCCGCCAGCGACATGACGGTCAGTGCAGCCCCCTCCTCGCGCTTCGGCGCGCGGCCCATGCCCAGGTTCAGCAGCGCCGCGATCAGCAGCGCGTTTATCCCAAGCGAGGCCGCCGCCGGCCCCGTGACGCGAAAGGGACGCCGCACGCCCGTCATGGCGTCAGAAGCTATTCGCCACGGTGAAGCGGAAGCTCTGTCCCTCGGCGGCGAGCGACGACAGATGGCGGCGATATTGCTTGTCGAAGATATTATCCATGGCGATGCGGAATTCAAAGCCCTTGGCCAGGCCACCCTGCGGCTTGAAGGCGAAGAACAGGTTGTGGACGCTGTAGCCCGGCGTCGCCAGGCCCGACCCGGCCGAGGCGAAGCTGCCCGGCGTCACCTTGTCCTGGCGCTCGGCAAATTCGCCGGTCCAGCCGCCCGACAGGCCGCTCGCCACATCATTATAGCCCAGCGTCAGGCGATAGTCGTTCGCCGGGATGGTGTTGAGATAATCGCCGGTCAACCGGTTCTTGCCATCGATGAAGCTGGCATTGCCGCGCGCATAGAAGCCGCCAATGCCATATTCGGCTTCCAGCTCGATGCCCTTGAAGCGCGACCGGTTGATATTCTGGAAATAGGGCGTGCCCGCCGCTGCCGAGACGTTGACGATCAGATCCTTGACGTCGTTCTGGAACAGGGTGGTCTTCGCGCGGAAGCGGTCATTCTTGCCCAGCATATCGTCGAAGGACAAAGTGAAGCCGGCTTCATAATTGTCCGATTTCTCGGGCTTCAGATCCGGATTGTTCGGCCGGGTCGCGCTGCGGGTGAAGATTTCGTCGATATTGGGCATGCGCACGGTGCGCGCGACCGACCCGAACAGGCCGAACCAGGGCGTAATATTGTAGAGCGCGGCAAGCTTGGGCGACACGCCGCTATCCTTCACCTTGTCGGTGAGGACGGTGCCGCCGACCACCGTGTCACCCGGCGTCAGGCGGGTCCAGTCGACGCGCACGCCCGGCATGATGGTCAGCGTGTCGGACCAGACAATCTCCAACTGACCGAACAGACCGTAACGGTCCATGTCGCCTTCGGGATGGGTGCCCGCGCCGGGCGTCACCGTACCGTCGAAATTGACGCGCGGGTTGCGCCGTTCCTGCGTGCTCCACTGGCCGCCCAAGATCAGGAAGGTCGTCCAGTCGCCGCCCATGGCGAACTCGCTGGTATTCTGGACCTTGGCCTGCCAGCTTTCATAGGAGAAATCGGAATATTCCAGGTTCGCGCCCAGGAAGGTCGTCTCAGTCTGGTGGACCTTGGACAGCGAATAGGCGACCTGCGCCTCGACATTGAAGAATTTGCTGCCGTCAAAGTCGTTCACATAGCCCAGCACGGCGGTCTTGTCGTGGACCCGGCGGCGCATCAGCGAGCTGCCGGTGGCGGCCGAAATCTGGTCATAGACCTGCGGCGCGTCGCTGATCCAGTCCTGGTAGGACGCCCAGATCGCATGCTTCTTGTTGCCGCCGATCGCGACCCGGCCCTTGACCAGCCAGCTGTCGGATTCGGTGGCGGAGGCAGCAACGGTGTCGCCATTGCCGCTCTTGTAATCGTCGGTGCGGCGATAATTATAGCTGCCCAGCAGCTCGACGCCGTCGACCGGCTCGGTCGCGACGATGCCCGACAGGGTATGGCCCTGCGCATTGGTTTCGGTCGCGCCCTTCAACCGCACGGCCAGCTTGTCGCCGTCGCGCAGGAAGTCCGACGCATCCTTGGTGGTGAAGTTGATCACGCCCGCCAGCGCGCCCGCGCCATAGAGGGTGGAGGATGCCGGGCCGCGCAGCACCTCGACCCGCTTGTAGAGTTCGGGCTCGCTGAAAAAGGCACCCATGCGATATTGTTCGTAGAATTTGGTGACGCCATCGACCGTCATCAGGATGCGGTTGTCGCTGTCGCCGATCACCGTGCCCATGCCGCGAATGTTGAAGCCCTGGCCGAGCTGGCCGACGCCGCCCTGCACATTGACGCCCGGCATGCCTTCCAGCAGGTCGCCGATCGTCGTCGCCTGCAACTGGTCGATATCCTCCTGATCCAGCGCGGTCACCGCCTGCGGCGTGTCCAGCGCGACCTTCTCGACGCCAGCGGAGATGATCATCCGGTCGAGTGCGAACTGCGAATCGCTCGCCAACGCAATGTCGTCACTCTGCTCCTGCGCCATCACCGGCAGTGGCAGCGCGATCAGCGCGGTGCCCAGCAGTAGCAGGGTCTTGGACTTGGTCATGAAAAATGCCCCCATATCATTGTTGCGGCGCATCAGGCGCCGGGTCGGGCCGCTCTCTACTCCGATTAAATGCTATTGCAAGTGATTCTCACTATACACTATAAAGAGGCGTAACGAAACCAAGGGGGAACCCCATTGTCCAACCATCGCCGCCCGGTGAACGCCCTGTTCGCCGCCGCCTTGCCTGTGCTGTTATTGGCCGGCGCCACTGCCGCCCAGGCGCATATGCCCTATGTGCTGCCGACCCTGTTCGATGCCGCAAAGGCTGACCATGTCACCGTCACCTCGGCCTTTGCCGAGGACGCCTTCGTCCCCGAAGTCGCGATGCGCGACGCGCCCTTCCACCTGGTCGCGCCGGATGGCAGCCAGGCGACCACCGGCCCGGTCACCTATCTGCGTGACCTGTCAGTGTTCGAGGCCGATCTGAAGGCGGACGGCACCTATCGCATCACCACCGGCCAGCGCGCCGGACGCAAGGGCAAGATGTTCCGCGTCGGCGATGTCTGGGTGATGCGCGGCGAGGGCGGCGATCCCAAGCCCGGCGCGCAGGAGGTCGAAGTGCAGAGCATGACGCTGGCAGACGCCTATGTCACCCGCGGCCAGACGACGCAGGCCGCGCTCAAGCCGGTCGGCATGGGCCTCGAAATCCAGCCGGTCACCCATCCCAACGCCATCGTGTCGGGCAGCGATGCCAGCTTCGTGCTGCTGTTCGACGGCAAGCCCCTGCCCGCCACGCAGGTCACCCTGTTCCGCAGCGCCGGCGTGCATGACGGCCGCAAGGTCGCGACCGAGACCAAGAGCGACGCGCAGGGCCGCTTCAGCCTGAAGCCCGACGATGCCGGCACCTATCTGATCCTGGTCCGCCATCGCGGCGCCGCACCCACCGGGTCAGAAACACCCTATCGCAGCTACACCTACACGCTGGCCTTCGACGCCGCCTGATATCCCGGAGACACGCCATGAACACCCGTTCCATCCTGATCGCCGCCGTCGTTGCCACCGCCGGCACGCCCGCCTTCGCCGCCCCGCATGAAGGCGGCGCCTTCGTCCACGACTATGACAGCGACCATGACGGCCAGGTCACCCGCGCCGAGTTCGACGCGGTGCGCGTCACCCGCTTCAAGGCGACCGATGTCAATGGCGATGGCTGGGTGTCGGAGGAGGAATATGTCGGCGAATATGCCGCCCGGCTCGAAAAGCAGCTCGCGGAATCGAGCCTGACCGAAGACAAGAAGACCGAGGAGCGCCAGCGCCAGATCCGCCAGGCCCATGTCCGCTTCAACGTCCTCGACAAGGACAAGGACGGCAAGATGGCCCAGGCCGAATATGACGCATCGGGTGCGCGTGCCTTTGCCGAGCAGGACGCCGACAAGGACGGCATCGTCACCGCCGCCGACGTGCAGGCGACCAACGCCCGCATGGCCGCCATGCGCGCCAAGACCGACAGCTGATACAAAGAAGGACCGGAATTGCCGGTCCTCATCGAGCTTACCAGGGAAGGGCCCGGGCCGTGCAGACCCGGCTCCTTTCGCGTGTCAGGCCCAGTGGAAGGGCAAGGGTGCCTCGCGGAAGGCGAAGCGGTCGAGATGGTCGGCGACGACCTTTTTGAACGTCTCGACATCCGCGTCCGCATTGGGTTCCAGCACCACGGTCAGCAACTCGGTATCGGCACTCAGGTGGATCGGCCCCATCGGAAAGGCGATCTCGCCCTTGTCCGCGTCGAAGCTGGTCTCGAACTTGTGGCTCCAATGCTTGCAGAGCTGCTGCAGGTAACGGCTGCCATGGGTGGTCGGCACGGTGGCGGTCAGCGTCATGGGGTCAGAGCCTTTCGATCTTGCTGGCGGCCTCGTCGATCAGGGCCGCGACGTCGAACATGGTTTGGGAATCGGCGCCTTCCTTTTCAAGCCGATGCTGGATCGCCACCCGCATATTCTGCAGCGCGCGGCGCACCGGCGCAGCATCATTACGTTCGGCCTTGCGGGCCAGATGCGCCAGCTTCTCCATCACCTCGGCAACGCCGGCC
This window encodes:
- a CDS encoding DUF885 domain-containing protein; the protein is MTVRISLALLLALGAPAPILAQAPTAAPASATAQEDKALLAFLDQAFDQQLALSPESMTSLGLKTDYGKLDDYSERADARSLALQEQQLAQLHRRFSPERLGPSARLSYRLFEAQVATSKQQAPFAKYAFPVSTNGSPAGNIPVFLINEHRVDSVADAQAYIARLRDSERVMNEVATKMRDQAAQGIVPPKMVFAPARADAKKVISGAPFDQGPDSTLFADFKKKVGALKASDAEKAKLIANAQAALTGPFAKGFQTLFAALDAIEPKAKGNDGAWSLPGGEAYYNARLAFYTTTSLNADQIHQIGLDQVKAIRAEMEAVKARIGFAGSLTDFFQALRTDPKFKYPNDAAGREAYLADARAAIAQTMDAAPRFFRVLPKAKLEVRAVEAWRQETASVAFYNQPAPDGSRPGIFYVNLADMNQVQKPQVAAIAHHEGAPGHHFQIARAQELPDLPKFRRFGYYGAYTEGWGLYSERLAKEMGAYQDPYSEFGMLSLQMWRAIRLVTDTGLHAKRWTREQAIQYFRDNAPLSERDIVKEVDRYINNPGQATSYMIGQIRIAQLRKEAEQALGAKFDIRDFHEVVLANGALPLDVLGEQVQAYIAATKAKG
- a CDS encoding energy transducer TonB, whose amino-acid sequence is MTGVRRPFRVTGPAAASLGINALLIAALLNLGMGRAPKREEGAALTVMSLAALKGVEQGVEQAEAAEATAQPEAPVPTQAPPPTPVSPPQPVPPPMVAIPSALSLPVAVAPAAPSTPVAAAAPSSQPAARAAPVMAASAGAPPARRGISDGLDANAPAGNSRAYAARVRSWLYAHKIYPRRAKMRHEEGVVKVRFVIDRAGMLIEGRVISSSGRASLDEEAAAMLHRASPYPKAPSDISGDRIEFTAPVEFVLPV
- a CDS encoding TonB-dependent receptor — protein: MTKSKTLLLLGTALIALPLPVMAQEQSDDIALASDSQFALDRMIISAGVEKVALDTPQAVTALDQEDIDQLQATTIGDLLEGMPGVNVQGGVGQLGQGFNIRGMGTVIGDSDNRILMTVDGVTKFYEQYRMGAFFSEPELYKRVEVLRGPASSTLYGAGALAGVINFTTKDASDFLRDGDKLAVRLKGATETNAQGHTLSGIVATEPVDGVELLGSYNYRRTDDYKSGNGDTVAASATESDSWLVKGRVAIGGNKKHAIWASYQDWISDAPQVYDQISAATGSSLMRRRVHDKTAVLGYVNDFDGSKFFNVEAQVAYSLSKVHQTETTFLGANLEYSDFSYESWQAKVQNTSEFAMGGDWTTFLILGGQWSTQERRNPRVNFDGTVTPGAGTHPEGDMDRYGLFGQLEIVWSDTLTIMPGVRVDWTRLTPGDTVVGGTVLTDKVKDSGVSPKLAALYNITPWFGLFGSVARTVRMPNIDEIFTRSATRPNNPDLKPEKSDNYEAGFTLSFDDMLGKNDRFRAKTTLFQNDVKDLIVNVSAAAGTPYFQNINRSRFKGIELEAEYGIGGFYARGNASFIDGKNRLTGDYLNTIPANDYRLTLGYNDVASGLSGGWTGEFAERQDKVTPGSFASAGSGLATPGYSVHNLFFAFKPQGGLAKGFEFRIAMDNIFDKQYRRHLSSLAAEGQSFRFTVANSF
- a CDS encoding DUF4198 domain-containing protein, which translates into the protein MSNHRRPVNALFAAALPVLLLAGATAAQAHMPYVLPTLFDAAKADHVTVTSAFAEDAFVPEVAMRDAPFHLVAPDGSQATTGPVTYLRDLSVFEADLKADGTYRITTGQRAGRKGKMFRVGDVWVMRGEGGDPKPGAQEVEVQSMTLADAYVTRGQTTQAALKPVGMGLEIQPVTHPNAIVSGSDASFVLLFDGKPLPATQVTLFRSAGVHDGRKVATETKSDAQGRFSLKPDDAGTYLILVRHRGAAPTGSETPYRSYTYTLAFDAA
- a CDS encoding DUF2218 domain-containing protein; translated protein: MTLTATVPTTHGSRYLQQLCKHWSHKFETSFDADKGEIAFPMGPIHLSADTELLTVVLEPNADADVETFKKVVADHLDRFAFREAPLPFHWA